aaattgataaaaataatttaaatcatGCTATCTCTCaaatatgaattataaaaattaaatttaaggaccttagattgtgcattgcatgctagcTCATTTCACCTGATATTGTAAGCCTTGCTGATTATACCGAGTAATAGTATCTTTCTCTCTAATTATCGTTTCTTATCATATTGATCAGGTACTGCACCGTAGGGTAACGTGATTTTCCTCCCTTAAAGTTAACCCTTTTAGCCGATAAAATATATCATTTATCGCTCTTCCTTTGACTTCGAAGATcaccctgaattttttcgtcaCCCATAGCATTTATAGTCGTGAACATTCGACGAATTTATTTAAGGGATTTCAATTTCCCAAATTTGCCAATGCCAAAAATGCGGTGCTAGTTATCAATAATTGTAAACTTTATTGGAATATACAACGTTTTCGATGCCTTTAATGTACTTTATATGATGATTGGCTCATATCGATACGTTGATAAATTAGGATGATACGTCCGATTTATGACCAATTGTTTGGATAACTTTTTGCACGAGGGTAGGTGAAGGTTCTCGTAAATCATACGCCCATTCGAGTTTTGAGAATGCACGAATAAATAATGTCGCCAAATTGAATTGCATGTATGGCCATTCAGAACCCTTGTAGTCCCAGGGGAAGGTGTGGTGATAATTGTGAGACCCTTCGCCGCCTGTTAGCAAAGAAAGTACGATGTTGTCTCTGGGATTTATGACGCTGCAACGAATTAATCACATTTCAAAAAGGTTGGATCATTGTCTAATTATATCTATTCAATTTACACGTCTATAGGAGCTATGTTTGAATACTTTCATACCTGTTATACGGACGATCGCCCCAAAGATGTGCCACACTGTTACCGCACAATGTGACATGAAGGATCACTAAGTAGCGTATAAAGTATTGAGTCAAAATTGCATGCAGCAACGTTTCACCCCAAAATATAATGGGTACTGCCACCGGAATCGCGATGCAAAATATGATGTACATTTCGATCACGTACCTGTGATCATAATATttggtaatttatttattttatcttgttATGTCTATACCTATGATGTCTATAAGCATACATGGATTGGAATCGTAGGTATAAACTGAACTAAagactttcttttttccgaaattatGGATAGCGGAAACAATCAGCTAAATTTCGAGATTACTCACTTTTTATTGAACATGACTACTGGGTCCGCGTAGATATCCCTCAAGTCAACTTCCCTTCCTCGGCGTAGGCATTCGGGATGTCTTTCGACCAGAACCCATCCAAGGTGGGCAAAAAAGAACCCTCGAGACGCGTTGTGGGGATCTGCATCGGTATCCGAATACTTGTGGTGGACTCTGTGATCCTTGATCCATTGGAACAGCGAATACTGCGAAGTCAATATTAAACAGTGAAGTCCATTCTATGATTTACGCTAAAAATCTGTATGCTACCTACTAGCCCAGCGAACGAGTAAAGGATCAACAGTATGATTCGTAAGTTGAGGTTCGCCTTGTAGGCTCGGTGGCTCCAGAGACGGTGAGCTCCCGCGGTTATTCCAATGAATGCTAAGTAACAGCTGATCACACCTGTGCAaatttaaatacatatattagttgaaataattgaaagtaATATTCTTCACTTTTCAGTGTTTAGACGTGCGCATTCATAACTTATCAGATAAACGACTATGTTCTCGATTTATTCAGCCGCCCCGTAACATTTAAGCCACCCTCTATTCTTGGGGTTCATACTAAGTACACGTATCGTGCATTACGAACTAGAAAATAcggcagaaaatttttcaatatttcaatttttgatccTACCCCACAAAACGGTCAACCATTTGACCCGTACAGAAGATAGTCCAAAACCGTATACACTGCAAGCAAACACAAATCCCGCGTGAAGAAAGACTATCACAAAAATGTGTGGCCATATTAAATTCTGTCGAATTTCTTCGGACTTTAACGGCTTCACGTCGTTCGATTCAGTAACTATGTTTTCGCGTGATTGCTCCAATGTGTAATTCTCCTTGGTAAGCAtgctgatatatttttttcaaatcactatAGTTATAATAGACTTATGAAGTTGGTTAAACGTCAGCACGGCGAACCGTAAcacaagattaaaaaattaagccTCGTTATTCGGTACCTGTTACAAACAAATAATACCTGAGACCAGCAAAACACTGTTTATATGTGCGCTTTATTGCGCTGTGGTCAAAAGTTAACGGAAATAAAATAGTTATTCTGCGACCTTATTTCCTATGGATGGTAATACCAGTGTACATTGTAATAAATCGCATCCTTAATTCGCAGAGGTCATgatgcaaataaaaatttcaatgccaAAATGTCGCTTCATACGATGTGGACTATTACGCTACGGACTTTTTATTCTATTCGACTTTGAACTGATATCCACGTGGCTTCTAGACTTTTCATCAAACTTGTCCAATATTCATATagtcaaaataaatttatccatCTACCTATCTATCATTCCATAGAATCtcaaaattcagtaaaatcaCGTTTTCTTAAATTGTTTGCAGGAACATTTTCAAAGCACATGACTaatgtctaaaaaaaaaaaaaagtgaataatcataaaaatcgaaaattcacTTTGTAAATAGTTTCCCAACGTGTTTTTGAACGCCATGATTTTGGACTATCAAAACATAATCTTAATCGACCTTGTTCCACTTTTACATAATTATCTACAATCGTCTGTTGAAATAATCAGCGCCCTAATAAAAATAtgccaaatttattttcacgatCAGTAGCTATTTTGCAATGTTAATTAGGATACCAACCTGTCATTCCGTATGGATCAAATAATGGATGAATCCACGGCTCTACGTTTAGATCTATTAAACTTATGATAAATCTTATTGATCGCCCaaactttgatttttccaGCCGAAGCATTTAACCAtctgacaaattttcaaacgtgcaaaaataattaacttacatatatgtataagtattgatttttcgacgaaattattctttttataaatCGCTGAGCTAtatcaatttaatttaaataaagcagtagcaaacaaaaacatataataaaattctgtTTAAAGATCTTACTAGAATTGATAAatcttttatttaatattgagtcaattcatatttcattatcAAAGATGCATGATTTCGAAGAtcatgatatttattttaacaaatttattttttttaattattattcatccaTCTCATTCAAAGTTTACATTATTACAATAGTTAAAATACGCCTCACtattgaaatgaaacaaaataaagacTATTCTGCTGcgatgaataatatatatgttactCGTCAGGCGTCTTCTCGCCGAATGTCCCAGATGGTCCCAGATTACTGCCAAAGTGCCAAATACTTCTCACACCCGGCTGATCTCTCTTAACTCTTAGATCCAACATAGATCTAATTTAACGCGGTAACATTTGAATCTCACAGTTTATAAACAGTTATTTCCGAACTCCGGAAACCAGCGAGACtgcttttttaattaattgttatGGTATTAGTAGTAATCAGTACAAGTTTCATGTTTGCAAAAATAACTAACATGAGTTTGTAATTTTCTCTCATCGATTCCACTgtcgatttgttgaaaaacatCATCAATTGACCTGAAACTACTATAAATAGGGCGTATAGGAATGTAGTACATTTAATACAATCgatatttatatactatatCTAGTTAGTTCTTATCAACTTTACTTCGGAACTTGAAACTActaaacgacaaattttcgaggACGGATTTTTCGTATGCTACCCAATAGAACTCGGATTCCTTTATTCTAGTTTTCATGAAGAAAACTGCATCTATCGATTGTTGCGAGTTGTagtacatggtgtgcctaggagtgcagcttcgttttccaaaaaagtttctttctaCCGCTGGACTAGAGTTAAGTAACATGTGTACCAACGGTGCCAAAattccctagatcggtggtgattaattgttgtgacgttgaatctgcgtgggaaaaaaatgagcgagactttaaataactcacaccacgaCTACACATGAc
This portion of the Diprion similis isolate iyDipSimi1 chromosome 7, iyDipSimi1.1, whole genome shotgun sequence genome encodes:
- the LOC124408378 gene encoding acyl-CoA Delta-9 desaturase-like — translated: MLTKENYTLEQSRENIVTESNDVKPLKSEEIRQNLIWPHIFVIVFLHAGFVFACSVYGFGLSSVRVKWLTVLWGVISCYLAFIGITAGAHRLWSHRAYKANLNLRIILLILYSFAGLYSLFQWIKDHRVHHKYSDTDADPHNASRGFFFAHLGWVLVERHPECLRRGREVDLRDIYADPVVMFNKKYVIEMYIIFCIAIPVAVPIIFWGETLLHAILTQYFIRYLVILHVTLCGNSVAHLWGDRPYNSVINPRDNIVLSLLTGGEGSHNYHHTFPWDYKGSEWPYMQFNLATLFIRAFSKLEWAYDLREPSPTLVQKVIQTIGHKSDVSS